From the genome of Candidatus Dormiibacterota bacterium, one region includes:
- a CDS encoding SLBB domain-containing protein codes for MSVERDALPVLEALLSDGHGMLVPVRGRSMRPALVEGDVAVVAPFLGLPRPGQLVLARSAGSVLVLHRLIDVEMGTGRRIYRLQGDAESAPDTGVLREDLLGRVIAVERDGRRMPIDDPSFDTPAAASRRALVRRGRRVLRAVSLVVAVLLCALGVVAAQEGTAAPAPQEQMIAPAADYRFGPGDVLSLRVWNGQKIDELKLTVQTDGEAFLPVMGIGSMQVAGRTIVDLKKDLEARFHTIYKETHIELLITKYAGHRVSLMGEVKTTARAESGPGNWALEGPTRLVSFLSAHGGPAQEADVMRIQFIRPTGERRELNLFRAVFQGEETDDPWLSNGDLIFIPSLSMGNRKVFVLGEVNQPGVVNIIDKMGLVEAISRAGGFTQKGYLKGVVVLKRGPDGHAAITLANFKEMFKEADMKADVALQPGDIVFVPRRAIVTLQEVMSIIAPALGIIESIYIIDNFRKN; via the coding sequence GTGAGCGTGGAACGGGACGCTCTTCCGGTTCTCGAGGCCCTCCTTTCGGACGGCCACGGAATGCTCGTCCCGGTTCGCGGCCGGAGCATGCGCCCGGCGCTCGTCGAGGGGGATGTCGCGGTGGTCGCGCCGTTCCTCGGTCTCCCCCGCCCGGGACAGCTCGTCCTGGCGCGCTCTGCCGGAAGCGTACTCGTCCTGCACCGCCTGATCGACGTCGAAATGGGAACAGGCCGACGGATCTACAGGCTGCAGGGGGATGCGGAGAGCGCCCCCGACACGGGCGTCCTGCGCGAGGATCTGCTCGGAAGGGTGATCGCCGTCGAGCGCGACGGCCGCCGCATGCCCATCGACGACCCCTCATTCGATACCCCCGCTGCCGCAAGCCGGCGCGCCCTTGTCCGGCGGGGACGCCGGGTCCTGCGCGCGGTGTCGCTGGTCGTGGCGGTCCTGCTGTGCGCCCTGGGAGTCGTGGCCGCGCAGGAAGGGACCGCCGCCCCGGCGCCGCAGGAGCAGATGATCGCGCCCGCCGCCGATTACCGCTTCGGTCCGGGAGACGTGCTCAGCCTGCGGGTCTGGAACGGCCAGAAGATCGACGAGCTGAAGCTGACGGTGCAGACCGACGGCGAGGCGTTCCTGCCGGTCATGGGAATCGGGTCCATGCAGGTGGCGGGCCGGACGATCGTCGATCTCAAGAAGGACCTCGAGGCGCGCTTCCACACCATCTACAAGGAGACCCACATCGAGCTCTTGATCACCAAGTACGCCGGGCATCGCGTCAGCCTGATGGGGGAGGTGAAGACCACCGCGCGGGCCGAGAGCGGCCCCGGGAACTGGGCCCTGGAGGGACCGACGCGGCTGGTGTCGTTCCTGTCGGCGCACGGCGGTCCGGCCCAGGAGGCCGATGTCATGCGGATCCAGTTCATCCGCCCCACCGGCGAGCGCCGGGAGCTGAACCTGTTCCGCGCCGTGTTCCAGGGGGAGGAGACCGATGACCCGTGGCTGTCGAACGGCGATCTGATCTTCATCCCGTCGCTCTCCATGGGCAACCGCAAGGTGTTCGTCCTGGGTGAGGTCAACCAGCCGGGGGTGGTCAACATCATCGACAAGATGGGCCTGGTCGAGGCGATCTCGCGGGCGGGGGGCTTCACCCAGAAGGGATACCTCAAGGGGGTGGTCGTTCTGAAGCGGGGCCCGGACGGCCACGCCGCGATCACCCTCGCCAACTTCAAGGAGATGTTCAAGGAAGCGGACATGAAGGCGGACGTGGCGCTGCAGCCGGGCGACATCGTGTTCGTGCCGCGGCGCGCCATAGTGACCCTGCAGGAGGTGATGT